Genomic segment of Apium graveolens cultivar Ventura chromosome 7, ASM990537v1, whole genome shotgun sequence:
gatgttccaaagttttaccttttaatatgaaaagtggttttgtaccacatcgagagtagcacaaacctattccttagtttttcttataaataccatgtaccacatcagAAAGAAAAACAAGTCATTTCAaacctctctttataaatagagtcttagggcaccagttttatcaagtcgaggaaataagggtcatctctttcattctcggtctctttagtcttaaattttttcaatattccggtaatagttctcgggcttagttcaagttcgctgagagtatattcgatctatcgattatactagtatctcgttttatcctgggaagtaggtcgctaaacacggatggtgcggagcgaaactgctttaaggatacagttttctggactcgagattaaattcaatctctgtttgttttctcaaactcttctcttaatttaattgtttaaattcaatctctgtttgttttctcaaactcttctcttaatttaattgttaattcttatatgcttatatgatttaagaattagcaatattcttgtgaattagttatatattcaatatatatatatatatatataatatcttTATCGTATAAGATTGATAACAGTTCCTTCTTACACAGACCACGTAAAAAGGTTCATGAAGACGAAGGCCTTAAGCACTATTGTCAACAAGTATAGTGCACAGTCTTTCAACAAGTATAAATCCTTAAGATCGGTGTGTATTAATTTTGCTTTACTTGTTTAGCCTTCTAATTGCACTATGAGTAGCCTTCAAAAATCTTAATTTGGATCCCTTGGCATTTTCGTTTCTTATTGAGTGCCTTGGCAGTTTTTGACCCGAAAACATTGTTCAAAGCATACAAGAGAAGGATAAAGAATATTGACTTTAATCAATATATTGAAAGAAGCCAATCCAGAATTATATTGAACGAACCTTCAGCAGATACACACTCGAGATCAAGGACAATCTTGGGTGAGAATTGCTTTACCAGACTAAGGTGTTGCGCATTATTCCCTGAGAGGAATCTGCTGTTTTTGTCCATGGCACATTCTAAGCGCCTGCTACTTTATTCCTATGTCAATTTGTCGTGGGGGTGACCTAtgcaaaaaaaattgaaatcctAATGTTTTTATAAATGCTGTTTTTGTTCTGCTTCAGAGTTCGGATATAAGTTAAGAAAGAAGCATAGTTGCATGATCCAACGGGAATTGATATGAAACCTACTTTGGATTCCCTGGCCATTAAACAAGCCATCAAATGACATGCCACTCACAATTTTTAAAATCTGACTTATGATGAACTATGTTTCGTTGTAATATAGTCACCTGATTTACTTAATCCTAACATAGCACATGAAGATTGGGTTGCCTGATCCTGCAACCGTGTAGGGAAATTGGCTGAAACAGTAAAGTGTGTGACATACatgataaatttaaaatatttgatCATGCTTCTGTTATATACGAAGAAAAGGATTAGGGACATCGACTTAATTATGACTGGAATGAGCAATTTAGTATGAAGTTCTAACAAGCCTTTGGAGAATATACACACAAGATCAAGAAATCTTGAGAGGAACTGCTTTTACAAACTAAAGTTTTGTTCATTATTATGCAGTGTGTTTGGAGTTCCCTAAGGAGAAATCTGCTGTTTCTGTCGGTGGCACGTTGTACCTCCCCTCTGCTAACTCTTATGTCAGTTTGTTATGTAGTTGGCCTATGCAGAAGATTATCAAATCCTTAAGTTCTATAATTGTTGTTTTTGTGGTTTGCTTCAGAGTTGAGACATGCACTAAGCAAGAAGCATTGTTAGTAATCCAAGTATTTCCCACTGCCCCTGTCCATAAAGCAAGCAAGCATATAACATTCAAGTATTTCACTTCACAGCTGTGAAGATACTAACTATGTTTTCCTTAACTACTCACATTAGCAACATAGCACATGAGGATTTGGGGGGGGGGGGGAATTAAGTTGAAAGAAGTGTGTGATTTACATTTGATCATgttatgataattatctcttgAAAAGCAAAGCAAGCGAAAGAAAGTCCATAATCCTTTTCCTTTATCTCTATTCTCTCCTCTTTCAACTCTGTTTCTTCTCATTTCTTTAAGCTTTAAGTTTCTTTCTTGAATCACATTTTACTTGGTACAAAAAGCAAGCAAATGCTCAATTAGGTAGGCCTTTTCTTTTGCTTAGCTTTAGAACTCATGCAGCTTTCATTCACAAAGCAACCTAGTTATCCTCAATAACTCTGCAATCTTCTATATCCCTAGTAAAGCAATGAGATGACACTACTGGTCATCTTATCTTTATTCAAGGTTTATATTATATCATCCTTCTTTATATTCAATAATTTTCCATACCCACATCTTAGAGGGCCTGGCTTCCTTCAAAAAGATGAACAAACCCTTGTGATTCCAGCAAATTCCATACACAACACAAATTCCCCGTGACCCCATCTGATTATGAGGCATCTTTGGTTTTTTTTCAGGGGACGCGTGTTCTGTCCCCATTGGATGTCTTGTGTATACAACTATAAATAAATACACATTTATAAGAACAAACTGTTCATAATTGGCTTGAGGTCCCCCATCCCTGTCTCATAAATCTCACCTGTTAAAATTTCACCAACACCTGATAAGATTTTTAGGTTAGTAGAATGATGGTCCCCCTAATTCTCCAATTTGGTAAAAGGAAAATTTATGTCTAAATTTGAATGATTTGAAGTTTGAAGTGCCAAAAGTTCATTTCAGCCATTCATTAACCAACTCTAAGCAATAATGTTTGCAATGTTGTGTCACATGCAGTAGAAATCAAGTCCTAAATTTTATAGTGTTACCTAGATCATTCTACCATTTGTCAATCAATCTGATGCTGGCCAATGGGCTGGCAAGTAAAACCATAAACAGTAACTTTCTTGTGTGATTTGGTAAAGAAAATACAACAGAGAAACCACAGAGGTAAAAAACAAAAGACCACAGAGTTCTGAATACCATTAAAGACAATGAGACAGGGAGAAAGGTAGTACACAATGCAGAAAGTGAAAGAAACAACACAACTATCCATGACTACTCCTACCAAATAACTACACAAGCCAAAGCTAGTGACAAAAGATTCAACTGTTTGAAATTCAAATTGAGCATATGGACCTAATAATAGCCTGTTTTCATACACacaaaacacttaaataaatatggTAACATGTAACAATAATGCAGATCTTCTCAAAGTCCATTCCATGCTGATAACGGTGCTTCCTTAATTTGAAGGGTTGCTACGGAAAGATCCCAAAGCTTTAATAGCTGCAGCTCTCAAAATATACTGATGGTATGCAGCTGCTGCAAGTGCTCCCACAAATGGTCCAACCCAAAAGATCCACTGTCCACCACATATTTCACAGATCAACAACAAGAACAACAAACTATACCAAACTAGCTAGATTTAACTTGCAAAATGTAAGTACATTTGCATGTGTACATAATAAGACTTACATGGTCATCCCAGATTTTCTCATTGTTGAAAATAACAGCAGCACCAAAGCTCCTAGCAGGGTTAATACCAGTACCAGTGATGGGAATAGTGGCCAAATGAACCATGAAAACTGCAAATCCAATGGGTAAAGGAGCCAGAACCTGCATAAATTTAAGACAAAACATTGATAAACAAAAATCAAACCATACTTTTCTAATTATAGCACTGATGATTTAATTTATGACAAGGTGACAAAATCTTGAGCCTAGTCACATGCCTTTATTAACAAAGAGATGAATTATATGCCTAATATAAACAAAGAAGCTGATATATAAACTAACTAAAAACGTTACAAAATTTGAACAGAAAATTTTAGAGTTATCTACTCACAGGCACGTGAGAGTCACGAGCACTTCGCTTTGGGTCAGTAGCAGAGAACACAGTGTAGACCAGCACAAAAGTTCCAATTATTTCAGCACCTAGAGCAGTACCCTTGTTGTAACCAGGTGCAACCGAGTTGGCTCCACCACCCAGTGAGTTGTACTCGCTCTTCATGAAAGCTTTCACTAACCCAACGCCACAAATAGCACCCAAACACTGTGCTACCATGTAAGCCAAGGCTCTTAGCAGTGAGACCTTTCTAGCTAAGAACAAACCAAAGGTCACGGCAGGGTTAATGTGACCACCTGAAATAACAcaagaataaaaatattaatcACTTTCCGAGAAATTAAAAGGGTTTTTTGAGTTCTTGAAACTATAAAATGGGTGGCTTTCACTTTTTTGTTTTGCTCACCAAAGATCTCACCGGTGAAGTAAACAAGACTTTGTAAAAGCCACCGGAAAAACAAGAACTCAAAAACTTAAACAATTTTGCAAGAAATCAAAAGGGTTTTCTGGGTTCTTGAAGCTATAACATAACATGGGTAGTTTAGAGATTTTAGTTTAGCTTACCAGAGATCCCAGCAGTGCAGTACACAAGAATGAAAATCATGCCACCAAAAGCCCAAGCAATTCCAAGAAGCCCAACGCCACCACATGGGTCGGTCTGTTTCTTGTGGCCAATGACAGTGGCTACAGTTATGTAAAGAAACAGGAGAGTGGCTATGAACTCAGCTATGAGAGCCCTGTAGAAAGACCAGAGCTTGAGCTCACCCATGTCAAGAAGTGGAGCTGGTGGTGGGTCCACATAGTCTTTTCCATGGTGATGAACTTGCCCTTCTTCACTCACTTCTTTAGACATTTTGTTTCTCTCTCTACAGTTCTTCCTTGCTTTTTTGTTTCTCTCTCTAGAATGAGTAGCTTTGTAACTGGCTTTGTGTATCGAGTCTAGCTTAGGGTTTATAAGGAGATGTATTATTATGGGAATGGCAAGGTGGTGGTGAGCTGTCAGTTGATGAGTGGATAGGGAGAGTGGTGGGGGCAGGAAAGGTTAAAAGGTAAGAAATTTCTAGATAAAGCAGGGACATTTTAGGAAATTCAAAAAGTTTCAAATTTAGGAATATTATTTCCATAAATTCATTGAATTACTGGTATTTTTCACATGACTACAATAATTTAAACTGGACTGCACTCGCAGTAAACTCAAGCATGCATCAGTGAACAGTGATTAAGGTTTGGTTAGGTAATATGGGTAATTATGTTACTTTAGTTCTAGGAATAGTCGCATGAAATAGTGTAGTGTGAACTGTGAAgtatgaaaataattaaaaaaaatgtaTAGCAATGTGCAAAATATCAaggatttaaaagaaaaaaatcaaatttatggTTGAGGGGAACGAAGGATACGAAAATTGATTATTAATTTTTAGTAATTCAAAATTGAATACATGAAATTGTAATTCTGAGTTAATTAAAAAGGAAGCATACACCGGCAAAGTAAAACTTTGTTCAATGCTTTAATTAATTAAAGTGAAAACAATGCAATGCATGTTATAAGAGAATTTCTAAATTTATAACTGAGCAACACTTGGGGGCGATATATTGTTGGTCTATTTGCATAAAAAAAACGTCTATGAAAAAAATGTAACTTTTCTCAATAAATAAAGGGGGATGTTGAATAAGAAGCTACTGGAAGAGAGAGAGAGGTGACAGAGAAGAGCATGTGAGGGGGCCGGGGAGGATAATAATGTCAATATATACAAATGGGACCCACTACGTATGTTGTAGGGAATTTTTCTAGTGTATCGTCAGCTTAGCCTGGCATGGCAATCCTCCTCACTCCAACTCCAACCCACCCCCCTCCTTTCTGGTTGTATGTCTTTTTCATCACTAGCCTTTTGCCTCTCATCATTCGAAACCCTACTCTGAAAACCAACGTTCTTTTATAAACTCATACTCCATAGGTTATTTTTTAGTTGGTATTGAACTAATATGAGCTATAGTAGAAATATAATTGTCTTTTCTTATTATGAGGACAAAATAATCTTTTTTGCTAATTACAAAATAGTTTTTCACTTACGTTGTGCTCCATAGATTTTTTTAGgagagaaaagaagaaaaaagatgGGAGGAGAAGGGAAGATAAGAGAAATAATagaataaaataaatcagtcacGTGCTACTAAGTTTCTGTAAAAAGGAGAGAAAGTGGTCATGAAAAAAAAGATAATACGAGATGATCTTTCGAAATCTTCCCATTTTTGGGAAAAAAAGTTTTAAGGGAAAATTATAGAAAATTTTCTCTCCCGATCATTTCTCTTCTCTCGCCAAAAAATTCGGGAGCGTGTCTAGGAAgtgaaattttaaaattatattttattttcacttCTCTTCTCTCCCCTCTCCATTTTCAAATTCTAGACCACAATGTTAGTGTTATTTGAGTATTCTCGTCAAAAAATTATTATTCGGTTGAGATTGGTTTTGTACATGTATAGAATGAATGTACAACTGTGTAGATGATTACTTAATTCAATAATTTTAGTGaaatgtaatcttcttttgtGTTCTTGTTCTCTTTTTGTGTTATCTATATTTTACACagttttattattcttattcaAAAATATTAAGATGAAATCAGAACTTATCGACGTAATCTTTGTTTTTTGATCCGTTTTTCTTCATTTTCATAATTGATTCAACCTTCAGTAACGTCAAACGATATTTTGTGCATGGATTGTTTGATGAATACGCCATTGATGTTCAAGTTTTCGTGGATTTTTGTGTGCACGCCAATTGTTTGATATATTGTCCCTCATAGTTTGTAAGTTGTTTTCTGTAAATTTGTTCTGAATCTTCCGCTGCTTCTTGACCTATggtatttttttcattttttgcTCAACTGTTGTCTATGTATACATATCATCGCACTTACAAACATGCTTTAATGGAGACTACTAATGCAAACACAAATATAAATCACAACACCTCTCAATCTGGTGGTGAAACTTCCCAGTTAACATCAATTTATCCTCAATCCGTCGATAGTAATGCTCATCCTTTATAATTACATAATAATGATCAGTCTAGATGATTCTTATTTCTAAAAACTTACTTGGATCAGAAAATTATACTTCTTGGAAATGGTCTAGGCAAATCGCTTTATCTGCTAAAGATAGACTAATCATTGTTAATAGTGATTTTGTTGCTCCTGATGATGTTTCTGGTCTTTATGCTCAATGAATACGTGTAAATGACGTGGTAATTACCTGGATTCCCAACACGGTTTCTGATGAA
This window contains:
- the LOC141671047 gene encoding aquaporin PIP2-7 — protein: MSKEVSEEGQVHHHGKDYVDPPPAPLLDMGELKLWSFYRALIAEFIATLLFLYITVATVIGHKKQTDPCGGVGLLGIAWAFGGMIFILVYCTAGISGGHINPAVTFGLFLARKVSLLRALAYMVAQCLGAICGVGLVKAFMKSEYNSLGGGANSVAPGYNKGTALGAEIIGTFVLVYTVFSATDPKRSARDSHVPVLAPLPIGFAVFMVHLATIPITGTGINPARSFGAAVIFNNEKIWDDHWIFWVGPFVGALAAAAYHQYILRAAAIKALGSFRSNPSN